The Streptomyces sp. NBC_01775 genome includes a region encoding these proteins:
- a CDS encoding DeoR/GlpR family DNA-binding transcription regulator, with protein MKRHERMNALLELLGQRGSLEVEEAATALEVSAATMRRDMDALAEQQLLTRTRGGAVLSAVTYDLPIRYKRGHHTAAKEALARTAAAMVERGSVIGLSGGTTTTEIARALATRADLAEPGPQPHLTIVTNALNIANELAVRPQIKTVLTGGVAHSRTFELTGPYSELMLRQVSVDLAFIGANGMDPQTGATVHDEAEARINGLMAERAERAVVVTDSSKVGVRCFARIGGAEVFSTFLTDTGIPGPVRREFEERGLRVVLAEEGPTEAGDKGDSKQAGNGRVLG; from the coding sequence GTGAAGCGCCACGAGCGGATGAACGCGCTGCTGGAACTGCTGGGGCAGCGCGGCAGCCTGGAGGTCGAGGAAGCGGCCACGGCGCTGGAGGTCTCGGCGGCGACCATGCGCCGCGACATGGACGCGCTGGCGGAGCAGCAGTTGCTCACCCGTACACGGGGCGGAGCCGTGCTGAGCGCCGTGACCTACGACCTGCCGATCCGCTACAAGCGGGGTCACCACACAGCGGCCAAGGAAGCGCTCGCCAGGACGGCCGCCGCGATGGTCGAGCGGGGCAGCGTGATCGGCCTGAGCGGCGGGACGACCACCACGGAGATCGCCCGCGCTCTGGCGACCCGCGCCGACCTGGCCGAGCCCGGTCCGCAGCCGCATCTGACCATCGTGACCAACGCACTGAACATCGCCAATGAGCTGGCCGTGCGGCCACAGATCAAGACCGTGCTGACAGGCGGCGTAGCGCACTCCAGAACGTTCGAACTCACCGGACCGTACAGCGAACTGATGCTGCGCCAGGTCTCCGTCGACCTGGCCTTCATCGGGGCCAACGGAATGGACCCTCAGACGGGAGCCACGGTCCACGACGAGGCCGAAGCACGCATCAACGGCCTGATGGCGGAGCGGGCCGAGCGGGCCGTGGTGGTCACCGACTCCTCCAAGGTCGGCGTTCGCTGCTTCGCGCGCATCGGTGGGGCGGAGGTCTTCAGCACCTTCCTCACGGACACGGGCATTCCGGGGCCGGTGCGGCGGGAGTTCGAAGAGCGCGGGCTGCGGGTGGTGCTGGCCGAGGAGGGGCCGACGGAGGCCGGAGACAAAGGGGACAGTAAGCAGGCAGGCAACGGCAGAGTCCTCGGCTAG
- a CDS encoding acyl-CoA dehydrogenase family protein has protein sequence MKRQIFTEDHEAFRQTVRAFLAKEVEPYYAQWEQDGIVSREAWLAAGRQGLLGLAVPEEYGGGGEADFRHAAVLAEEFTRAGAAGLAVGLHNDIVGPYLTALATDEQKRRWLPGFCSGETITAIAMTEPGAGSDLQAIRTTAEDQGDHWLLNGSKTFISNGILADLVIVVARTTPEGGAHGLSLLVVERGMAGFERGRNLDKIGQKAQDTAELFFHDVRVPKENLLGELHGAFIHLMTNLAQERMGIAVSGIAAAEHLLEITKEYVKERTAFGRPLAKLQHIRFEIAEMATECAVTRSFLDRCIEDHAKGELDAVHASMAKWWATELQKRVADRCLQLHGGYGYMNEYRVAKAFTDGRIQTIYGGTTEIMKEIIGRSVLG, from the coding sequence ATGAAGCGTCAGATCTTCACCGAGGACCACGAGGCGTTCCGCCAGACGGTCCGCGCCTTCCTGGCCAAGGAAGTCGAGCCGTACTACGCGCAGTGGGAGCAGGACGGCATCGTCTCCCGGGAGGCGTGGCTGGCCGCGGGCAGACAGGGCCTGCTGGGCCTGGCCGTTCCCGAGGAGTACGGCGGCGGGGGAGAGGCCGACTTCCGCCATGCCGCGGTGCTCGCCGAGGAGTTCACCCGCGCGGGCGCCGCCGGCCTGGCCGTAGGGCTGCACAACGACATCGTCGGCCCGTATCTCACCGCCCTTGCCACCGACGAGCAAAAGCGCCGCTGGCTGCCGGGCTTCTGCTCGGGCGAGACGATCACCGCCATCGCCATGACGGAACCCGGCGCCGGATCGGACCTCCAGGCGATACGGACCACGGCCGAGGACCAGGGCGACCACTGGCTGCTCAACGGCTCGAAGACGTTCATCTCCAACGGGATCCTCGCCGACCTCGTCATCGTCGTCGCCAGGACGACACCGGAGGGTGGCGCACACGGCCTGAGTCTGCTGGTTGTCGAGCGCGGCATGGCGGGCTTCGAGCGGGGCCGCAACCTCGACAAGATCGGCCAGAAGGCGCAGGACACGGCCGAGCTGTTCTTCCACGACGTGCGCGTCCCCAAGGAGAACCTCCTCGGCGAGCTGCACGGCGCGTTCATCCACCTGATGACCAACCTGGCGCAAGAGCGCATGGGTATCGCCGTCTCGGGGATCGCGGCGGCGGAGCATCTGCTGGAGATCACGAAGGAGTACGTCAAGGAGCGCACGGCCTTCGGGCGTCCGCTCGCCAAGCTCCAGCACATTCGCTTCGAGATAGCCGAAATGGCCACCGAGTGCGCGGTGACCCGCAGCTTCCTGGACCGCTGCATCGAGGACCACGCCAAGGGCGAGCTGGACGCGGTGCACGCGTCCATGGCCAAGTGGTGGGCCACGGAGCTCCAAAAACGCGTCGCCGACCGCTGTCTCCAACTGCACGGCGGATACGGATACATGAACGAGTACCGCGTCGCGAAGGCATTCACGGACGGCCGGATCCAGACGATCTACGGCGGGACGACGGAGATCATGAAGGAGATCATCGGCCGCTCCGTGCTCGGCTGA
- a CDS encoding SIS domain-containing protein — MGETSYMEQELRSQPDTWRAAARIGAGENPLPVAGARVAVIGCGTSWFMAQAYAALRESAGLGVTDPFAASEAFLGKARGYDAVVAITRSGTTTEVLRVLEAVKGHVPTVTVLGDPDTPATPLSDETVSLPFADEKSVVQTRFATSALALLRAHLGEDLAEAVRDAESALKAPVEKEWVDAEQFSFLGTGWTYGLANEAALKMREASQSWTESYPAMEYRHGPIAIAAPGRVTWLFGEAPEGLEGDVTATGARFVCHARDPLADLVLVQRVALERARARGLDPDNPRSLTRSVMLDG; from the coding sequence ATGGGCGAGACGTCATACATGGAGCAGGAGTTGCGCAGCCAGCCCGATACCTGGCGTGCGGCGGCCAGGATCGGCGCGGGAGAGAACCCGCTCCCGGTGGCGGGTGCGCGGGTGGCGGTGATCGGCTGCGGGACATCGTGGTTCATGGCGCAGGCGTACGCCGCTCTGCGCGAGAGCGCGGGCCTGGGGGTGACGGACCCGTTCGCGGCGTCCGAGGCGTTCCTCGGCAAGGCCCGGGGCTACGACGCGGTCGTCGCGATCACCCGCTCCGGCACCACGACGGAGGTGCTGCGCGTCCTGGAGGCGGTAAAGGGCCACGTCCCGACGGTCACGGTGCTGGGTGACCCGGACACCCCTGCCACCCCGCTCTCGGACGAGACGGTCTCGCTCCCGTTCGCCGACGAGAAGTCGGTGGTTCAGACCCGCTTCGCGACCTCGGCCCTCGCGCTGCTGCGCGCGCACCTGGGCGAGGATCTCGCCGAGGCGGTCCGGGACGCGGAGTCGGCGCTCAAGGCCCCGGTGGAGAAGGAGTGGGTGGACGCCGAGCAGTTCTCCTTCCTCGGCACCGGCTGGACCTACGGCCTCGCCAACGAGGCGGCCCTGAAGATGCGAGAGGCGTCCCAGAGCTGGACGGAGTCCTATCCCGCCATGGAATACCGCCATGGCCCGATAGCGATCGCCGCCCCGGGCAGGGTCACCTGGCTGTTCGGAGAGGCCCCGGAGGGACTGGAGGGGGATGTGACCGCCACCGGCGCCCGGTTCGTGTGCCACGCGCGTGATCCGCTGGCCGATCTGGTCCTGGTGCAGCGGGTCGCACTGGAGCGGGCGCGGGCCCGTGGGCTCGACCCGGACAACCCGCGCAGCCTCACCCGCTCGGTGATGCTGGACGGCTGA
- a CDS encoding DUF1203 domain-containing protein, which yields MESIYDIRAIAPRVLNELRVKDDAGAPPRRVADTDGGSPLRCCMERSKPGETLAFVSYAPLRRWARETGADPGAYDEVGPVFVHPLDCGGRRGPTGSFPEAMRGERRTLRAYSARGCILGGLLLDGSQERTPTIEEGLAELYADPRVAAVHVRAVEFGCFLVETRRAVPPGGGWTAE from the coding sequence ATGGAATCGATATACGACATACGGGCCATCGCCCCTCGGGTGCTGAACGAACTGCGCGTCAAGGACGACGCCGGAGCGCCGCCGCGCCGAGTCGCGGACACCGACGGCGGCAGCCCGCTGCGCTGCTGCATGGAGCGGAGCAAGCCGGGCGAGACCCTCGCCTTCGTCTCCTACGCCCCGCTGCGCAGATGGGCCCGCGAGACCGGGGCCGACCCCGGCGCCTACGACGAGGTGGGGCCGGTCTTCGTCCACCCGCTCGACTGCGGCGGCCGGCGCGGACCCACCGGCTCCTTTCCGGAGGCGATGCGGGGCGAGCGCCGCACGCTGCGCGCTTATTCGGCGCGGGGCTGCATCCTCGGCGGCCTGCTGCTCGACGGGAGTCAGGAGCGGACGCCCACGATCGAGGAAGGCCTGGCCGAGCTGTACGCGGATCCGCGCGTTGCCGCGGTGCACGTACGGGCGGTGGAGTTCGGCTGCTTCCTCGTCGAGACGCGGCGCGCCGTTCCCCCGGGAGGGGGATGGACAGCGGAATGA
- a CDS encoding class II fructose-bisphosphate aldolase, whose amino-acid sequence MPLVSTASILADARAAGSGAAAFNVIHLETAEALVAAADRTSTPLILQISENCVRYHGSLLPVTRATLALAEAARTGVSVHLDHVTDAELVWQGVEAGVGSVMIDASTLPYEQNVSTTARLTSWCHDRDVFVEAELGEVGGKDGVHAPGVRTDPDEALEFVAATGVDALAVAVGSSHAMRERTAKLDLELIRRLREKLPVPLVLHGSSGVPDEELWQAITAGMTKINISTHLVSVFTQGLRKVLDADRALIDSRKYIAPARDAVTDEAARLLGVLGGKGAGEGEEAG is encoded by the coding sequence ATGCCTCTCGTCTCCACCGCTTCGATCCTCGCTGACGCCCGTGCGGCAGGTTCCGGTGCCGCCGCCTTCAACGTCATTCATCTGGAGACCGCCGAGGCGCTGGTCGCCGCCGCCGACCGGACGAGCACTCCTCTCATCCTCCAGATCAGCGAGAACTGCGTGCGCTATCACGGCAGTCTGCTGCCCGTTACCCGTGCGACCCTGGCCCTCGCCGAGGCGGCGCGCACAGGCGTCTCCGTGCACCTGGACCACGTCACCGACGCGGAGTTGGTGTGGCAGGGGGTCGAGGCCGGTGTGGGCTCGGTGATGATCGACGCCTCCACGCTGCCGTACGAGCAGAACGTGAGCACGACAGCGCGGCTGACGTCCTGGTGCCACGACCGGGATGTGTTCGTGGAAGCCGAGTTGGGCGAGGTCGGGGGCAAGGACGGGGTGCACGCGCCGGGGGTGCGAACGGATCCCGACGAGGCACTGGAGTTCGTGGCCGCCACCGGGGTGGACGCCCTGGCCGTCGCCGTCGGCTCCTCCCACGCGATGCGGGAGCGCACCGCGAAGCTGGACCTGGAGCTGATCCGGCGGCTGCGTGAGAAACTGCCCGTTCCGCTGGTGCTGCACGGTTCGTCGGGCGTGCCGGACGAAGAGCTGTGGCAGGCGATCACTGCGGGCATGACCAAGATCAACATATCGACTCACCTCGTGTCGGTCTTCACCCAGGGCCTGCGTAAGGTGCTGGATGCCGACCGAGCGCTCATCGACTCGCGCAAGTACATCGCCCCGGCGCGGGACGCGGTCACGGACGAGGCCGCACGGCTCTTGGGGGTGCTCGGGGGCAAGGGAGCGGGGGAAGGAGAGGAAGCCGGGTGA
- a CDS encoding CaiB/BaiF CoA transferase family protein, translating to MTAAGPLAGVRVVELAGIGPGPFAAMTLADMGADVVRVDRPGGGSLAASPRHDVTNRNKRSVVLDLKQPSGVEAVLSMAGRADVLIEGFRPGVAERLGVGPEVCLARNPRLVYGRMTGWGQEGPLAQRAGHDIAYIAVTGALGMTGAAEGPPVAPANLLGDYAGGSLYLVIGILSALRHAGLPEGAGQVVDAAIVDGTSHLTAMIQGMVAAGAWQDSRAANLLDGGCPFYGTYATSDGGFMAVGALERKFYEEFMHLLGIEREAPLRGDPASWGALREAIAARFASRTRREWTEVFQGTDACVAPVLSLTEAPEHPHLAARGTFIRHSGITQPAPAPRFSGTPTGVTRGPAQPGAHAAEVARDWDLPALAAPAAAESADASAAPPRAPVPPAGTPRGEQPTP from the coding sequence ATGACGGCAGCCGGACCGCTGGCGGGTGTGCGCGTGGTGGAGTTGGCCGGCATCGGCCCCGGGCCCTTCGCCGCGATGACACTCGCCGACATGGGCGCCGACGTCGTCCGCGTCGACAGGCCCGGCGGCGGCAGCCTCGCAGCCTCGCCCCGGCACGACGTCACCAACCGGAACAAGCGCTCGGTCGTCCTCGACCTCAAGCAGCCCTCGGGGGTCGAGGCGGTGCTCTCGATGGCCGGGCGTGCCGACGTGCTCATCGAGGGATTCAGGCCCGGGGTGGCCGAGCGCCTCGGCGTGGGCCCCGAGGTCTGCCTCGCCCGCAACCCCCGGCTCGTGTACGGCCGCATGACCGGATGGGGCCAGGAGGGCCCGCTCGCGCAGCGCGCGGGCCACGACATCGCGTACATCGCCGTCACCGGAGCACTGGGCATGACCGGCGCCGCGGAAGGGCCGCCCGTCGCACCCGCCAACCTCCTCGGCGACTACGCGGGAGGCTCGCTGTATCTCGTCATCGGCATCCTGTCCGCGCTCCGCCACGCGGGGCTCCCGGAGGGTGCGGGGCAAGTGGTCGACGCGGCGATCGTGGACGGCACCAGCCATCTGACGGCCATGATCCAGGGCATGGTCGCGGCGGGCGCGTGGCAGGACAGTCGGGCCGCCAACCTGCTGGACGGCGGCTGCCCGTTCTACGGCACCTATGCCACCTCCGACGGCGGCTTCATGGCGGTGGGCGCGCTGGAGCGCAAGTTCTACGAGGAGTTCATGCATCTCCTCGGCATCGAGCGGGAGGCACCGCTTCGGGGCGATCCTGCCTCCTGGGGGGCGCTCCGCGAGGCCATCGCCGCCAGGTTCGCCTCCCGTACCCGTCGGGAGTGGACGGAGGTCTTCCAGGGGACGGACGCCTGTGTGGCCCCCGTGCTCTCCCTGACCGAAGCGCCGGAGCACCCCCACCTGGCCGCGCGCGGCACCTTCATCCGGCACAGCGGAATCACCCAGCCCGCTCCCGCGCCCCGCTTCTCCGGAACGCCCACCGGAGTCACCCGCGGACCGGCCCAGCCCGGCGCGCACGCGGCCGAGGTCGCCCGTGACTGGGACCTCCCGGCCCTGGCGGCACCCGCCGCCGCCGAATCCGCGGACGCCTCCGCAGCGCCGCCCCGCGCCCCCGTCCCGCCGGCCGGAACGCCCCGAGGAGAGCAGCCCACGCCATGA